One Sphingomonas sabuli genomic region harbors:
- a CDS encoding PAS domain S-box protein yields the protein MATEADKQAAGTGPGTDGLPPGMPAEMFTAPGLRALADLLPIMIAYVDRDEVVRFVNRPMAEYLEQPRDALVGRPVRAMLGDETYATRRQRIADAMAGTRQFFIAEFHHPTRGPAAVQTEYVPWIDEADGSVAGLVMVVKDVTEQRTAERALRESEERFRRIANQAPALMWVTRLDRSRDFVNDAYMDWLGTADRETARTFDWRTVIHPDDAERITAESVAGEASLRPFSLEGRFRRSDGDYRWLLSTSSPRFGPDGEHVGFIGVATDITVAKEAELELRRQVEERTRKLGESEAQFRAVFEAALEVMVLLQPDGTILAVNHRDEAWRHQNPDEAIGMKLWDAPTLQAYPQHIGLMKKAVRAAAAGKPFSGQVTMEREGAPMAFLDVAIQPVREPGGEVIYLLFEARDITELKAAQEQLRQSQKMEALGQLTGGIAHDFNNLLTVVVGGLDLIARRVEDEKLKRYAVNALTAAERGARLTAQLLAFSRVQRLETRPIKVAPLIHEMRPMLRNVLGPGIAKEFDLDEAERPVMADPTQVEVAVLNLAINARDAMPEGGVLKFITRVVAIENDAELDPGEYVALCICDTGTGMSPDVAARAFEPFFTTKDVGKGTGLGLSMVYGMARQSGGTARIETAPGEGTTIKLLFRVADGAQQPLSAETDSEGEENESATASILVIDDDPDVRGFMVEALTEEGFTVRECGDGKAGLESFADGRPDLVVLDFVMPEMSGADVARSILATAPDQRILFVSGYSETEAIKQIAPHSPLLAKPFRAAAFAKAVRSALVC from the coding sequence ATGGCGACGGAGGCGGACAAGCAGGCAGCGGGCACGGGCCCAGGCACGGACGGCCTGCCGCCGGGCATGCCGGCGGAAATGTTCACCGCGCCGGGGCTGCGCGCGCTGGCCGACCTGCTGCCGATCATGATCGCTTATGTCGACCGGGACGAGGTGGTGCGCTTCGTCAACCGGCCGATGGCGGAGTATCTGGAACAGCCGCGCGACGCGCTGGTCGGGCGGCCGGTGCGCGCGATGCTGGGGGACGAAACCTACGCCACGCGGCGCCAGCGGATCGCCGACGCGATGGCCGGCACGCGGCAGTTCTTCATCGCCGAATTCCACCATCCGACGCGCGGGCCAGCGGCGGTGCAGACCGAATATGTGCCGTGGATCGACGAGGCCGACGGGTCGGTCGCGGGGCTGGTGATGGTGGTCAAGGATGTCACCGAGCAACGCACCGCCGAACGCGCGCTGCGCGAAAGCGAGGAGCGATTCCGGCGCATCGCCAACCAGGCGCCGGCGCTGATGTGGGTGACGCGGCTCGACCGCAGCCGCGACTTCGTCAACGACGCCTACATGGACTGGCTCGGCACCGCCGACCGGGAAACGGCGCGGACGTTCGACTGGCGCACGGTCATCCACCCCGACGACGCGGAGCGGATCACCGCGGAAAGCGTCGCCGGCGAAGCCTCGTTGCGGCCGTTCAGCCTGGAAGGGCGGTTCCGGCGCAGCGACGGCGACTATCGCTGGCTGCTCAGCACCAGCTCGCCGCGGTTCGGGCCGGACGGCGAGCATGTCGGCTTCATCGGCGTCGCCACCGACATCACCGTCGCCAAGGAAGCCGAGCTGGAGCTTCGCCGCCAGGTGGAGGAGCGCACGCGCAAGCTGGGCGAGAGCGAAGCGCAGTTCCGCGCGGTGTTCGAAGCGGCGCTGGAAGTGATGGTGCTGCTGCAGCCCGACGGGACGATCCTGGCGGTGAACCACCGCGATGAGGCCTGGCGCCACCAGAACCCCGACGAAGCGATCGGCATGAAGCTGTGGGATGCGCCGACCCTGCAGGCATATCCGCAGCACATCGGGCTGATGAAGAAGGCGGTCCGCGCCGCCGCGGCGGGCAAGCCGTTTTCGGGACAGGTGACGATGGAGCGCGAAGGCGCGCCGATGGCGTTCCTCGACGTCGCGATCCAGCCGGTGCGAGAACCGGGGGGCGAGGTCATTTACCTGCTGTTCGAAGCGCGCGACATCACCGAGCTCAAGGCGGCGCAGGAACAGTTGCGGCAAAGCCAGAAGATGGAAGCGCTGGGCCAGCTTACCGGCGGCATCGCGCACGACTTCAACAACCTGCTGACCGTGGTCGTCGGCGGGCTCGATCTCATCGCCCGGCGGGTCGAGGACGAAAAGCTCAAGCGCTATGCGGTCAACGCGCTGACCGCGGCCGAGCGAGGCGCCCGACTGACTGCCCAGCTGCTGGCCTTCAGCCGAGTCCAGCGGCTGGAGACGCGGCCGATCAAGGTGGCGCCGCTGATCCATGAAATGCGCCCCATGCTGCGCAACGTGCTGGGTCCGGGCATCGCCAAGGAATTCGACCTCGACGAGGCGGAGCGGCCGGTCATGGCCGACCCGACGCAGGTCGAGGTCGCGGTGCTCAACTTGGCGATCAATGCGCGCGACGCGATGCCCGAGGGCGGGGTGCTGAAATTCATTACCCGCGTCGTCGCGATCGAGAACGATGCCGAGCTGGACCCCGGCGAATATGTCGCCTTGTGCATTTGCGACACCGGCACCGGCATGTCGCCCGACGTCGCCGCGCGGGCGTTCGAACCGTTCTTCACCACCAAGGACGTGGGCAAGGGCACCGGGCTTGGCCTGTCGATGGTCTACGGCATGGCGCGCCAGTCGGGCGGCACCGCGCGGATCGAGACGGCGCCCGGCGAGGGCACCACGATCAAGCTGTTGTTCCGGGTGGCGGACGGCGCGCAGCAGCCGCTGTCGGCCGAAACCGACAGCGAGGGCGAGGAAAATGAGTCGGCCACCGCGTCAATCCTGGTGATCGACGACGATCCCGACGTTCGCGGCTTCATGGTCGAAGCGCTGACCGAGGAAGGCTTCACGGTGCGCGAATGCGGCGATGGCAAGGCGGGGCTGGAAAGCTTCGCCGACGGCCGGCCGGACCTGGTCGTGCTCGATTTCGTGATGCCCGAAATGTCGGGCGCGGACGTCGCGCGGAGTATCCTTGCGACCGCCCCCGACCAGCGGATCCTGTTCGTGTCCGGTTACAGCGAAACCGAGGCTATCAAGCAGATCGCGCCACATTCGCCATTGCTTGCCAAGCCGTTCCGAGCGGCCGCCTTCGCCAAGGCCGTCCGCAGTGCGCTCGTTTGCTAG
- a CDS encoding ParB/RepB/Spo0J family partition protein has translation MAILSSPPRRTRSLKQINPIDISENPENPRLIFRKEEMESLLRSIDQYGIQVPVTVYEEHGKFRLLDGERRWRCALTLGLKAVPAIVQNKPSELQNLVLMYNIHALREQWDYFTIASKLERIIELWTLEHDRQPNERDQSELTGLSIGAIRRCQLLIGLPGRFKSLLMEELEKPKSQQKLSEDFFIEMERSLKTVTRRLPEYEEDLDRIRDTLIEKFRDGKIAAITDFRQLSKIATAIEGLGVAQRTAKAALDKVFNPRHAFGIKEAYAHTVEFEYFERKASREVDNLSDFIDVVLEERRFDELDDEFVKDLRLLSERLEALLKALP, from the coding sequence GTGGCTATCCTCTCATCCCCACCACGACGGACGCGCTCCCTCAAGCAAATAAACCCGATAGATATTTCCGAGAATCCTGAGAATCCTCGCCTAATATTTAGGAAAGAGGAAATGGAAAGCTTACTTCGCTCGATTGATCAGTACGGAATTCAGGTGCCCGTGACTGTCTATGAAGAACATGGCAAATTTAGACTACTCGACGGAGAGCGCCGCTGGCGGTGTGCATTAACGTTAGGCCTTAAAGCCGTTCCGGCAATCGTTCAAAACAAGCCATCCGAACTTCAAAATCTCGTCCTGATGTACAATATCCATGCTCTTCGCGAGCAATGGGACTACTTTACGATAGCGTCAAAGCTTGAGCGCATTATCGAGCTTTGGACGCTTGAGCACGACCGACAACCTAACGAGCGAGATCAATCGGAGCTTACAGGTCTAAGCATTGGAGCGATTCGCCGGTGCCAACTTCTCATCGGATTGCCGGGCCGATTCAAATCTCTCCTTATGGAGGAACTGGAAAAGCCCAAATCTCAGCAAAAGCTATCCGAAGATTTTTTCATCGAGATGGAAAGGTCGCTCAAGACGGTGACCAGACGTCTTCCCGAATATGAGGAAGATCTAGACCGAATCCGCGACACCTTAATCGAGAAGTTTCGCGATGGAAAAATTGCAGCAATCACCGATTTTCGACAGCTTTCAAAAATTGCTACGGCAATTGAAGGTCTGGGTGTTGCGCAAAGGACCGCCAAGGCCGCGCTGGATAAAGTCTTCAACCCACGACACGCTTTTGGCATCAAAGAAGCTTATGCCCATACCGTTGAATTTGAATATTTTGAGCGGAAGGCTTCTCGTGAGGTAGACAATCTGTCTGACTTTATTGACGTTGTTTTAGAGGAGCGGAGATTTGATGAACTTGACGATGAGTTCGTCAAGGACCTGCGTTTGCTATCGGAGCGCCTGGAGGCTCTTTTAAAGGCTTTGCCGTAG
- a CDS encoding DNA adenine methylase, with the protein MGTKRQLSPEISQIVRQCRSGVFLDAFAGMASVAQAVGQERQIWVNDLQVFANLVGKVLFCSDETLPVSEKAFRNLEATFEHKRLELSKDNSTQIFEEERALSCGNLESLQHLFKTSTKRENCREIATDGRYDLFISRYAGSYFSTKQAIELDSARFALDRAVSERVITTDQFDRLLVALGMAMNKCSTSTGHFAQPLAPSVKNLVRITKERERSVWRTMKIELSSINPIGSASWRRNNRVFKQDAVDLVKQLNESNIRPSVIYADPPYTDDQYSRFYHMYETLVLYDYPACTGRGRYRDRRARSVFNLASGAMNAVSNLIQLTAQLEADLILSYPEKGLINDPRGTIGNLFRKHYGREAAVLELSHKHSTFGGSTGQANMPATEFVFRMAA; encoded by the coding sequence ATGGGCACCAAGCGACAGCTTTCGCCCGAGATCTCTCAAATCGTCCGACAGTGTCGTTCAGGAGTTTTCTTGGACGCTTTCGCTGGGATGGCGTCAGTTGCTCAAGCCGTCGGCCAAGAGCGCCAAATCTGGGTAAACGACCTTCAGGTTTTCGCTAACCTCGTAGGAAAAGTGCTCTTCTGCTCGGACGAGACTTTACCCGTATCAGAAAAGGCATTTCGAAATTTGGAGGCGACTTTTGAGCACAAAAGGCTTGAGCTTTCGAAGGACAACAGCACGCAAATTTTCGAGGAAGAGCGTGCATTATCTTGTGGAAACCTCGAATCTCTACAGCATCTATTCAAAACGTCCACTAAAAGAGAAAATTGTCGCGAAATTGCTACCGACGGCAGATACGATCTTTTCATTTCGAGATACGCTGGTTCGTACTTTTCAACTAAACAAGCCATAGAGCTGGATAGCGCTCGCTTCGCGCTCGATCGGGCAGTGTCGGAGCGTGTGATCACAACCGATCAATTTGACCGTCTTCTCGTTGCATTGGGAATGGCGATGAACAAATGTTCAACCAGCACCGGGCATTTCGCTCAGCCTCTGGCGCCGAGCGTGAAAAATCTTGTGCGTATCACGAAGGAACGTGAGCGGTCTGTTTGGCGCACAATGAAGATCGAACTTAGTAGCATCAATCCGATCGGATCCGCATCATGGCGAAGAAATAACAGGGTCTTCAAGCAGGATGCTGTCGATTTGGTTAAGCAGCTTAATGAATCCAATATCAGACCCTCTGTTATTTACGCAGACCCGCCTTACACCGACGACCAGTATTCTAGATTCTATCATATGTACGAGACGCTTGTTTTGTACGATTACCCGGCGTGTACAGGAAGAGGAAGATATCGCGATCGCCGAGCGCGTTCTGTCTTCAACCTGGCCTCCGGTGCAATGAATGCAGTATCAAATCTGATCCAGCTTACAGCACAACTCGAAGCAGATTTGATCCTGAGTTATCCTGAAAAAGGACTTATCAACGATCCTAGGGGCACAATAGGAAACCTCTTTCGGAAACATTACGGTCGTGAAGCGGCCGTTTTGGAACTGAGCCATAAGCATTCAACATTTGGAGGCTCCACGGGACAAGCTAACATGCCGGCTACTGAATTCGTCTTTAGGATGGCTGCATAG
- the lepA gene encoding translation elongation factor 4 — MTDISKIRNFSIIAHIDHGKSTLADRLIQATGGLTEREMSAQVLDNMDIERERGITIKAQTVRLTWKGHELNLMDTPGHVDFAYEVSRSLAACEGALLVVDSAQGVEAQTLANVYASIEQDHEIVPVINKIDLPAADPEGVKQEIEEIIGLDASEAVLASAKTGIGIEAVLDAIVAKIPPPRGDKDAPLKAMLVDSWYDPYLGVVILVRVIDGSLRKGMAIKFMQAGTTHLVDRVGCFTPKRTDLPELTTGEIGFITAQIKEVAETRVGDTITDAKRPAVAALPGFKEVQPVVFCGLFPTDAAEFEKLRDSLYKLRLNDASFSFEMETSAALGFGFRCGFLGLLHLEIIQERLTREYDLDLITTAPSVVYQIHLSHSKTEDAQTIELHNPADMPDPNRIESIEEPWIEATIYTPDEYLGAILKLCQDRRGIQKNLTYVGTGAHQRAQVTYELPLNEVVFDFYDRLKSITRGYASFDYHQIGYRTGDLVKMSILVNEEPVDALSMITHRGTAEQRGRGMCERLKELIPRHLFKIPIQAAIGGKVIARETISALRKDVTAKCYGGDATRKRKLLEKQKKGKAKMREYGSVSIPQEAFIAALRMGDEG; from the coding sequence ATGACAGACATCAGCAAAATTCGGAACTTTAGCATCATCGCCCACATCGACCACGGCAAGTCGACGCTGGCCGACCGGCTGATCCAGGCGACCGGCGGGCTGACCGAGCGCGAAATGAGCGCGCAGGTGCTCGACAACATGGATATCGAGCGCGAGCGCGGGATCACCATTAAGGCGCAGACCGTCCGGCTTACCTGGAAGGGCCACGAGCTCAACCTGATGGACACGCCCGGCCATGTCGACTTCGCCTACGAAGTGTCGCGGTCGCTCGCCGCCTGCGAAGGCGCGCTGCTGGTGGTCGACAGCGCGCAGGGGGTCGAAGCGCAGACGCTGGCCAACGTCTATGCCTCGATCGAGCAGGATCATGAGATCGTGCCGGTGATCAACAAGATCGACCTGCCCGCCGCAGACCCCGAGGGCGTGAAGCAGGAAATCGAGGAGATCATCGGGCTGGACGCATCGGAAGCGGTGCTGGCGTCGGCCAAGACCGGCATCGGCATCGAAGCCGTGCTCGACGCCATCGTCGCCAAGATCCCGCCCCCGCGCGGCGACAAGGACGCGCCGTTGAAGGCGATGCTGGTCGACAGCTGGTACGACCCGTACCTTGGCGTCGTCATCCTCGTCCGCGTGATCGATGGCAGTTTGCGCAAGGGCATGGCGATCAAGTTCATGCAGGCCGGCACCACCCATCTGGTCGACCGCGTCGGGTGCTTCACGCCCAAGCGCACCGATTTGCCCGAGCTGACCACCGGCGAAATCGGCTTCATCACCGCGCAGATCAAGGAAGTCGCCGAGACCCGCGTCGGCGACACCATCACCGATGCCAAGCGCCCCGCCGTCGCGGCGCTGCCCGGCTTCAAGGAAGTGCAGCCGGTGGTGTTCTGCGGCCTGTTCCCCACCGACGCGGCGGAGTTCGAGAAGCTGCGCGACAGCCTGTACAAGCTGCGGCTCAACGATGCGTCGTTCAGCTTCGAGATGGAAACCAGCGCCGCATTGGGCTTCGGCTTCCGCTGCGGCTTCCTTGGCCTGCTCCACCTGGAAATCATCCAGGAGCGGCTGACGCGCGAATACGACCTCGACCTCATCACCACCGCGCCAAGCGTGGTGTACCAGATCCACTTGAGCCACTCGAAGACCGAGGACGCGCAGACGATCGAGCTGCACAACCCGGCCGACATGCCCGACCCCAACCGGATCGAAAGCATCGAGGAGCCGTGGATCGAAGCGACGATCTACACGCCGGACGAATATCTGGGCGCGATCCTGAAGCTGTGCCAGGACCGCCGCGGCATCCAGAAGAACCTGACCTATGTCGGCACCGGCGCGCACCAGCGCGCGCAAGTGACTTACGAACTGCCGCTCAACGAAGTGGTGTTCGATTTCTACGACCGGCTGAAATCGATCACCCGCGGCTACGCGTCGTTCGACTATCACCAGATCGGCTATCGCACCGGCGACCTCGTAAAGATGAGCATCCTGGTCAACGAAGAGCCCGTCGATGCGCTGAGCATGATCACCCACCGCGGCACCGCCGAACAACGCGGCCGCGGCATGTGCGAACGCCTAAAGGAACTGATCCCCCGCCACCTGTTCAAAATCCCCATCCAGGCCGCCATCGGCGGCAAGGTCATCGCCCGCGAAACCATCAGCGCCCTGCGCAAGGATGTGACCGCGAAGTGCTATGGCGGCGATGCGACGCGGAAGCGGAAGCTGCTGGAGAAACAGAAGAAGGGTAAGGCGAAGATGCGGGAGTACGGGTCGGTGTCGATCCCGCAAGAGGCGTTTATTGCTGCGTTGAGGATGGGGGACGAGGGCTGA